A window of Micromonospora eburnea genomic DNA:
TCGACGCGATCGTGATCGGCGTGCACAGCCAGACCGCAGAGCAGGAGTCCGGCGCACCCGCCGGCACCCTGCTGTTGGCCAGCGGCGCGGAGAGCATCGCGGCCGCGTTCGACGGCAAGCTGACCGAGACCTTGGCGCTGCTCGGCGCGACCGGCGGCGCCGGCGAGGTGATCAAGCTGGCCACGCTGGGCACGGTCACCGCCCCGGTCGTCGTCGCGGTCGGGCTCGGTGCCGAGCCGTCCGGTGCCGCCCCGGCCCCGGAGACCCTGCGCCGGGCCGCCGGCGCCGCGGTACGCGCCCTGGCCGGCGCGCCGCGTGTCGCGCTCGCCCTGCCGCTGCCGGACGACGCGGACGCCCCGGCCGCGCTGCGCGCGGTCGCGGAGGGCGCGCTGCTCGGCGGCTACCGGTTCGCCGGCTACAAGACCAAGCCGCAGCCGGCCCGGCGTGAGCCGGTGGCCGAGGTGCTGGTCGCCGTGCCGGACGCCGCCGACGGGACCGCCCAGGCGGAGATCGCCCGGGCCCAGGCGGTGGCCGGCGCGGTGCTGACCAGCCGCGACTGGGTCAACACCGCCCCGAACGAGCTGCGCCCGCCGGCGTTCGCCGACGTCGTTGCCGCCGCCGCCCGCGAGGCCGGGCTCGGCGTCGAGGTGCTCGACGAGGCGGCGCTGAAGGCCGGCGGATACGGCGGCATCCTCGCCGTCGGGCAGGGCTCGGAGGCCCCGCCGCGGCTGGTCAAGCTGACCTACACCCCCTCCGGCGGCGGCACCGGCAAGCGGGTGGCGCTGGTCGGCAAGGGCATCACCTTCGACACCGGCGGCATCTCCATCAAGCCGGCCCAGGGCATGTGGGAGATGAAGTCCGACATGGCGGGCGCGGCGGCGGTCGGCGCGGCCATGCTGGCGATCGCGGCGCTCAAGCCGTCCGTGGCGGTCACCGGCTACCTGCCGATGGCGGAGAACATGCCGTCGGGCACCAGCTACCGGCCGGGCGACGTGATCACCATGTACAACGGTAAGCGGGTGGAGGTGCTCAACACCGACGCCGAGGGCCGGATGGTCCTCGGCGACGCCATCGCCCGCGCCTGCGAGGACGGCGCCGACTACCTGTTCGAGACCTCCACCCTGACCGGCGGCCAGGTGGTCGCGCTGGGCAAGAGGATCGCCGGCGTGATGGGCACCCCGGAGCTGTGCGAGCGGGTCCGGGTGGCCGGCGAGGCGACCGGTGAGCCGGCCTGGCCGATGCCGCTGCCGGACGACGTGCGCAAGGGCATGGACTCCGACGTCGCGGACATCTCGCAGGTCAACGCGGGCATGGACCGGGCCGGCCACATGCTGCAGGGCGGCGTCTTCCTGCGTGAGTTCGTCACCGAGGACGTGGCCTGGGCGCATATCGACATCGCCGGCCCCGGCTACCACTCGGGTGAGGCGACGGGCTACTGGACCAAGGGCGGCACCGGCGTGCCGGTCCGTACCCTGCTCCACCTGGTCGACGACGTCGCCGCCAACGGCTGACCCCTGGATCCACTCGACTTCGGGGAGGTTGCTGCCTCGGCACGCCGGGAGCCAGCAACCTCCCCGAAGTCGTTTCAGAAGAGCTCGGGGCGGCGCTTGCGGCGTTCGTTGTAGTCGCGCATGCGCTGCGGGTAGCCCATCAGGCCCACGTCGTAGATGGGAATGGCGAGCTGGTGCGCGAAGCGACGGGCCGCCTCCGGGCCGCCGACCCGCCGCCGGGTCCACTCCCCGTCGTCGGCGATCAGGATGACGGTGGTCTCGGTGACCGTGGTACGGGGTTCCAGATACGCCTCAACCCCTCGCCGAGTGCGGACAAAGTTCTCAAGATGGTCCAGATCGGCGCGTTCGGCGATCCGCTCGCGGCCCACCGCGCCGGTGCGCTTG
This region includes:
- a CDS encoding leucyl aminopeptidase, with product MTSPRTTLSLVDTDPAELAVDAIVIGVHSQTAEQESGAPAGTLLLASGAESIAAAFDGKLTETLALLGATGGAGEVIKLATLGTVTAPVVVAVGLGAEPSGAAPAPETLRRAAGAAVRALAGAPRVALALPLPDDADAPAALRAVAEGALLGGYRFAGYKTKPQPARREPVAEVLVAVPDAADGTAQAEIARAQAVAGAVLTSRDWVNTAPNELRPPAFADVVAAAAREAGLGVEVLDEAALKAGGYGGILAVGQGSEAPPRLVKLTYTPSGGGTGKRVALVGKGITFDTGGISIKPAQGMWEMKSDMAGAAAVGAAMLAIAALKPSVAVTGYLPMAENMPSGTSYRPGDVITMYNGKRVEVLNTDAEGRMVLGDAIARACEDGADYLFETSTLTGGQVVALGKRIAGVMGTPELCERVRVAGEATGEPAWPMPLPDDVRKGMDSDVADISQVNAGMDRAGHMLQGGVFLREFVTEDVAWAHIDIAGPGYHSGEATGYWTKGGTGVPVRTLLHLVDDVAANG